The sequence GTTATGAGCTCCTTTTCTTCAGTTGTGTGAAAGAAAGGAGCGTGACGGCGGTCCAACTCCAGTCTTGTCCCATACACGCATGCCCCGAGGCAGCAGTGATGCTGTGCTCGTTTCTATTCACATTGCCGCAGATGCATTCGAGTGACGAGAGGATGTACAGGCACAGAAAAGACGACAAAGATGGATCCCATTGGCCTTCGCCCAGTGAGCTCATTATGGCTCAGCGGAATACGGTACgttcgctgctctctctctctctctccctccccgtGCGCAGCCTATACTTCGTGCTACACTTCTTCCTTTTCGTCTTGCTTCGTCAGTTCATCAGAGCGCAtacgcaccaccaccaccaccacaaccccAAAACGAAAGCCGTTCACATCATACACCTACCCAAGTGTAGAGTGCATCAACGGGGCGTACATCAAGCCTCGTgccatctttttttttttttttacacACCTTCTGCCCAATACAAAATTTGGCTTTGTAGTAATACTCGACGAGCtctcgccgttgccgcgctCTCATTACCACCTCCTTTGTGTATTTCTGTGAGAGCGTGCAACGCAGGTGGTCTTTGGGGTTTTCCACAAGAGACTCtttagtttttttttttgcctcttGTCGCATACTTGGCCATGAGCTCCACCACAGGTGCGGACAAGACCATCAAGGTCCTCCTCATAGGCGACAGCGGTGTGGGCAAGTCCtccctgctgctctccttcaccacTGGGGCCTTTGATGGGAACATTCCGTCGACTATTGGCATCGACTTCAAGGTAAAGAAGGTGGATGTCGTAGATGCCCACACGGGCGGCAAGGCTACCGTGAACCTGCAGCTATGGGATACGGCAGGACAGGAGCGCTTCCGTACCTTGACCAGCTCCTACTATCGCGGTGCACAGGCGGTTGTGCTCGTCTACGATGTTAACGAGCCGAAGTCTTTCCACGGGCTCAAGAAGTGGCTTGATGAGGCGAACAGCTACTGCCGCCGTGACGAGGCAGAGAGCAACAGTATGGTATTCTTGCTGATCGGCAACAAGGCTGATCTGTGCCCTAACGAGAactcgatgccgctgcccctCTCGACAGCGCAGGGGTTTGCCCAGCAGAACAACATGCTGTTCGCTCTCACCTCTGCCAAGACAAGGATCGGGGTGACGCAGGCATTTGATGAGGTGGCGCGTAGTGTGTATGATAAGTTGCAGGACTTGGAGCAGTACGAGCGACGTCGGATGACGAACTTGAACGGTGGCAGCAACACCGGTGAAGGTGGCCAGGGCTGCTGCTAGGGAAAACTTTGCAGCATCAGACTGAGATGGGGTCGGGGAAGGATGCATCAACGGATGGGAGGATGCTGCCGTGTGCGGTGCATATTCGTATCAGCCGAGCACAGAGGACaggcacacatacgcacattTGCCATCATGTGGTGAGCAGCATGCAATAACTGGGTACTTTACAGGAGCCGCGAGCGTGCTGCACACGGACAAAATGCGgaagggggcgagggggacACTCACCTGTGCGCCTCTTGCCATCCTTAAcagttttttttctccctcctcggtGCAgtgctttcttttcttgaCTAGCTTCCcctctttgtctctcttcgGCTCACTCCCTTTTCTGCCACTGATTGCCCACCTTAAGCAGAGGCCTAATGTTCGCGGACGCCTCTACAGCTAAACGTCGCCTGATCCGTTGTCTGTTTTCATCCGtaaccccccctctctctctctcggcatAAAGTGTGCATCAACGCatccctcttttcttgccCTCTCTGGAcacctctttctttttcttgttcTCTCTGCTTCACCATGGTGTGGTATCCCCGGCCTTCCTGCCTTAGTTTGCGAAGGATTATCCGCTGCCTCGTTTATGTATCTGTggccttcccttccccctttttctgtGTGGCGCTTCCAAGGAGAGGTATCGTCGTGTCTCATtacctttttcttcctccccaCTGATGAAGCTCAtccactcccccctttttgtgtCACGTTTCGAGTTACAGGTTCAACCCGCTACCTTAACATGCAAGCTGACCGGACAACATCGAGATCGAAGCCACGTTCTATTTTACCAGGACGAGGTTGGAAACAGGATCATAGAGTCGCGtcgtgtgtttctctttgcTTCTGGCTTCCCTTTGCCCAGTCGTTGTCTCTCGCCCTTAGAGAAGCCTTCCACGCATGTGTGGCCACTGGCTGAAGATTGCGCTCACTCACCGGCCCTGTAGTTCGAgctcccgctctctctctgtcgcctTTTCTCTTGCTTTCTCGCCTGCTCTCTGTCCCTCCTTCATCCTCAGCGCCTTCCCATGCTCAGCTGCAAGGCAGAACAAGCTGAAAAATAGATTTTGCATAGGAGTTTGCTGAACACCTACGGTAGTAGAAACCTCCGAAACAGTGATCACAAAAGGTCTGCAAAGCAGTGCCGCTGGGAGGGCAAAACCATGTCGTGCATGGATGATCGCGTGAAACAATTCAAGACGGCAGCTGAAGCTCAACTCACTGGACCTGCATTGAGGAAGGAGATTAacacgctgcgccgctttcTCTTCCGCAACCAGGAGTATCGCTTTACAAAGGCTGCCCAGCAGGCCCTCTACATGGCAGTCATTGCGCACTACGGCAACGCAGCTGCTCATCACGCTTCTGGCTCCGCAGCCACTTCCGCGACGCCGTCGACTGTAGTGTCCTCAGCAGAGGTCGGCTGCAGTGGGCCGTCTTCGGCGGCGCGCACAGATCTTTCGAGAGGCACAGATGTACTGCAACCGGCTGGCGACAAGGACGGCGGCAACACCGCTGATGCGGCCGATGCTCCAattctctgcctcctcgaAGACGCGCTCAAGATGCCATTCACCGTTTTCACTTCTCCACAAAAAGACAAGCTGCTCAGTCTCTACTGGACCGTTCTCGGGACTGATGACTCTGCAGGCGCAAACTCCGGTAGCGGTAACGCCAACGGCACCACTTccgcagccacacacacgttcTCACTCGTCGATATTGTAGACACCGGCAAGAACAAGGCACAGCTGTCCCTCTTCACTGATGACGGTGAGGAGTACCCGCAGGAGGTGCTTGTCTCGGATGCCAGCGCGCTGAGGCGTCTGAGAGAAGAGTTTGACAAAGGCAGCGCTATTTCGGTGATCGTGCGTGAGAACGAGACCGGTGCGGTATTTGTATCCTTTAGGGTGGACGATGAGTGAGGAAGTAACACCAGCGGCGCGTTGCACACCACAGGCACATTACAGAGGGGATGGCAGGCGAtgtggagagggaagaggctGATACGCTGCTGAATATTGCACTGGATAGGTTTTTGATTCTGATCGGCTCAGTTCTGACTCGATAAAGGACGACACCTCCGCGTGCGATGGTCAGGCCCCAGTACCCCcactgtgtggggaagccaagcagcaccCCTGTCCCCTGCCAATACCAAACCACTCGTGGTGCCGGCAGGGCCAGGTACCACCGATGCGGGGGTGTCAGAGCGATGTGTGGCTGCCGATGTTGGCGGTAAGGACCTGGgtagcgctgcgtcggagcgacctgccgcAGTGAGCATgcttgtgccacccataTGCTGGACGACGTGCCGGCGTGGCTCGAGCGCATCGCCCCCgacccctcgctgcccactggtgtgaggagcctgcgccgccccgcgagatgcgccaggcggcggccggcatatgggagcggcggtggtgcgaccAGCGGGGCGGTGTGGGTGGAGTTtggggctgtggcggcgcggtgctgcaatGTGTGTCTagggctgcttcgcaccgcgcgatggACCCGTGGCAGGCCGGGGGCAGAGTGGGGATTTGAGCTGATGTGTTGCATGGTAGCGAAGGGACACGCGAAAAGAAAGCACTGCTCTGTTCTCGCCAGCGCAAGTGATGGCATGCGTGAgcgtttctcttctttctttctcatTCAAACTAGAGGCCGAAGGAACACTTTTGCCCTTTGGCTCGTGGCGCTGAGTCTCTTTTACTCTCCCACTGGACTTATGCGCGAGAGCGACACGGACCTCTGTGGAGGAGGGTTTGAATCACGGTAACTGGCCTGCGCCCACCTCGTGCTAGTTTCTGCGCTCACCACGTGCGGATCGCTCGCTTGTGACGTTCATGCAAGGCCCcactttccctcctctttcccctttcctctttcaaGTCCTTTCAGGATGGTCCTCTTTCTTACCCTCTGAACCCCTCTTCTG comes from Leishmania braziliensis MHOM/BR/75/M2904 complete genome, chromosome 33 and encodes:
- a CDS encoding putative small GTP-binding protein Rab18, which translates into the protein MSSTTGADKTIKVLLIGDSGVGKSSLLLSFTTGAFDGNIPSTIGIDFKVKKVDVVDAHTGGKATVNLQLWDTAGQERFRTLTSSYYRGAQAVVLVYDVNEPKSFHGLKKWLDEANSYCRRDEAESNSMVFLLIGNKADLCPNENSMPLPLSTAQGFAQQNNMLFALTSAKTRIGVTQAFDEVARSVYDKLQDLEQYERRRMTNLNGGSNTGEGGQGCC